In Candidatus Bathyarchaeota archaeon, one DNA window encodes the following:
- the queD gene encoding 6-carboxytetrahydropterin synthase QueD has product MYRLRVEVEFDAAHKLIGYNGKCANLHGHTWRVEVFVRGDQLDDIGIVIDYNVLKQKLEDITEKLDHSCLNDNSEIGNPSSENLAKYIFKKMKLPDNVQLEAVRVWENPRSWCEYYE; this is encoded by the coding sequence ATGTATCGACTTAGAGTTGAAGTAGAATTTGATGCGGCACATAAACTGATAGGTTACAATGGAAAATGCGCGAACCTCCACGGTCATACTTGGAGGGTAGAAGTATTTGTTCGTGGCGACCAACTTGATGACATAGGAATCGTAATAGATTATAACGTGCTAAAACAGAAATTGGAAGATATTACGGAAAAACTTGACCACTCATGCCTTAACGATAATTCAGAAATCGGAAATCCATCTTCCGAGAACTTAGCTAAGTATATTTTCAAGAAAATGAAACTGCCGGACAATGTTCAACTAGAGGCGGTCAGAGTTTGGGAGAATCCAAGAAGTTGGTGCGAATACTATGAGTAA
- the queC gene encoding 7-cyano-7-deazaguanine synthase QueC, with protein MSKQGQKQKIAVVLLSGGLDSTTVATLAKSQGYSIIAVTFNYGQVLSKEIKSAKEISKRLVLTHKIIDISNYKDLAWYSVLTHPEMFSVPKERTIDEMSASIPITYVPLRNTFFTVMAAALLESQTLQKVEVEKVDPQSIEAKIFIAANALDYSGYPDCRPEYYQRLNELMKITSKVGIQYNIEMKIETPLIHMTKKEIAELGLKLKAPLDQTWSCYVGGEIPCQECDSCKLRAQGFKELGVVDPLIARLQKEGKL; from the coding sequence ATGAGTAAACAAGGGCAAAAACAAAAAATTGCGGTTGTGTTGTTAAGTGGAGGATTGGATTCAACCACTGTTGCTACGTTAGCAAAAAGCCAAGGTTACAGTATAATCGCCGTCACTTTTAATTACGGACAGGTTTTAAGTAAAGAAATCAAATCTGCCAAAGAAATATCAAAAAGACTAGTGCTAACTCATAAGATTATTGACATATCGAACTACAAGGACTTAGCGTGGTACTCAGTTTTAACGCACCCAGAGATGTTCAGTGTTCCAAAAGAACGCACCATTGACGAGATGAGTGCCAGCATCCCAATAACTTATGTTCCTCTAAGAAACACTTTTTTCACAGTTATGGCTGCAGCTCTTCTAGAATCTCAGACATTGCAAAAGGTAGAAGTAGAGAAAGTTGACCCGCAATCAATTGAAGCCAAAATTTTCATTGCCGCAAACGCTTTAGACTACTCCGGATACCCTGATTGTCGACCAGAGTACTATCAGAGACTCAATGAATTAATGAAAATAACAAGCAAGGTCGGTATTCAGTACAATATAGAGATGAAAATTGAAACCCCTCTTATACACATGACAAAGAAAGAAATAGCAGAATTAGGACTAAAACTAAAAGCACCCTTGGACCAAACATGGAGTTGCTATGTTGGTGGCGAGATACCTTGCCAAGAATGCGATTCCTGCAAACTAAGAGCACAAGGCTTCAAAGAACTCGGAGTTGTCGACCCTCTCATTGCCCGACTACAAAAAGAGGGAAAGCTGTGA
- a CDS encoding YkgJ family cysteine cluster protein: MLSFQIPQTFTAENAEYVAEINHQILTSKNKKEYKMQDTKTSCKTHRTQRTETFAEKKDGSCFFFTKENTCKINSIKPSICSLEPFIITDFDCRTNEVFLGLNPLAVKNCKGISAGENVALEEIGKAAQTIVDDFLEMVAQKTGLSITDKKVAFLTRQLLNDSNLI; the protein is encoded by the coding sequence ATGTTATCTTTCCAAATTCCACAGACTTTCACTGCAGAAAATGCGGAATATGTTGCAGAAATCAACCACCAGATATTAACTTCAAAGAACAAAAAAGAATACAAAATGCAGGATACAAAAACTTCATGCAAGACCCATCGGACCCAAAGAACCGAAACATTCGCAGAAAAAAAAGACGGAAGCTGCTTCTTCTTCACAAAAGAAAATACCTGCAAGATTAATTCTATTAAACCATCAATATGCAGTCTAGAACCCTTCATTATAACCGACTTTGATTGCAGAACAAATGAGGTTTTTCTGGGTTTAAATCCGCTTGCAGTCAAAAATTGCAAAGGCATATCCGCTGGGGAAAATGTTGCTTTAGAAGAAATTGGGAAAGCCGCCCAAACCATCGTAGATGATTTTTTAGAAATGGTGGCACAGAAAACAGGGCTCAGCATTACCGATAAAAAAGTTGCCTTTTTAACGAGGCAACTATTGAATGATTCAAATCTCATCTAA
- a CDS encoding 7-carboxy-7-deazaguanine synthase QueE, producing MNVCEIFHSIEGEGIEIGIPQVFVRLTGCNLRCHWCDTKYSWLQGKEMVVSDVVEEIAKYPCRTVSITGGEPLLQKAELKQLLSKLKDEKYRLCVNTNGTIFDKTIFDEVDLITMDCKCPSSGEASDLKILQSTQSNYGQKTQFKFVVSDEDDYVYARQIIESILLNGKSILILQPQWSNKPFFRKLSRLILADGLPVRLILQQHKVIWGEKRGV from the coding sequence GTGAACGTTTGCGAGATTTTCCACTCCATTGAAGGTGAAGGAATAGAGATAGGAATACCTCAAGTTTTTGTCAGATTGACCGGTTGCAATTTACGATGCCATTGGTGTGATACCAAATACTCGTGGCTTCAAGGAAAAGAAATGGTTGTATCTGACGTAGTTGAAGAGATAGCAAAATATCCCTGCAGGACTGTCTCCATTACAGGAGGGGAACCGCTACTTCAAAAAGCTGAATTAAAGCAGTTACTCTCTAAACTAAAAGATGAAAAATACAGACTATGCGTTAATACCAACGGAACCATTTTTGACAAAACAATCTTTGACGAAGTAGACTTAATCACAATGGATTGCAAATGTCCATCTTCTGGGGAAGCAAGTGATTTGAAAATATTACAATCAACACAAAGCAATTATGGACAAAAAACGCAATTCAAATTTGTAGTATCAGATGAAGACGACTATGTATATGCTCGCCAAATCATAGAGTCAATACTATTGAACGGAAAATCTATCTTAATATTACAACCTCAATGGTCTAATAAGCCGTTTTTTAGAAAACTATCTCGGTTGATTCTTGCAGATGGATTACCGGTGAGATTAATTTTACAGCAGCACAAGGTAATCTGGGGCGAGAAAAGGGGAGTTTGA
- a CDS encoding LuxR C-terminal-related transcriptional regulator: MALTEREKAILRLKAEGVSDYKIARKLRMETPNVTRSRKNALKKLERAKADLDFVARLKSPRPAFLTSNA, from the coding sequence ATGGCTTTAACTGAGCGGGAAAAGGCAATTTTACGTTTGAAAGCTGAGGGAGTATCGGATTATAAGATTGCCCGCAAGCTTAGGATGGAAACACCCAACGTAACTCGCTCTAGAAAGAACGCTCTCAAGAAGCTGGAACGTGCGAAAGCAGATTTAGACTTTGTTGCTAGACTCAAATCCCCGCGACCCGCTTTTCTTACTTCAAATGCATAA
- a CDS encoding DUF4177 domain-containing protein, whose product MIFKLYEYKVVYWEDASGEFSFGTSVKSRFQNEINELSQEGWVVKFSNTAALPQTNTERRISAYALLEREKIPAPFRERSKNRS is encoded by the coding sequence GTGATTTTTAAATTGTATGAGTATAAAGTGGTTTATTGGGAAGATGCTTCAGGAGAATTCTCTTTCGGAACATCCGTGAAATCAAGGTTTCAAAATGAAATAAATGAATTGTCCCAAGAAGGCTGGGTTGTAAAATTCTCCAATACAGCTGCATTACCTCAGACAAATACTGAAAGAAGAATTAGCGCTTATGCCTTACTTGAGAGAGAAAAAATTCCTGCGCCCTTTAGAGAACGCTCCAAAAATAGGTCATAG